Proteins encoded together in one Oenanthe melanoleuca isolate GR-GAL-2019-014 chromosome 7, OMel1.0, whole genome shotgun sequence window:
- the LOC130255373 gene encoding MOB-like protein phocein isoform X1, whose product MVMAEGTAVLRRNRPGTKAQDFYNWPDESFEEMDSTLAVQQYIQQNIRADCSNIDKILEPPEGQDEGVWKYEHLRQFCLELNGLAVKLQSECHPDTCTQMTATEQWIFLCAAHKTPKECPAIDYTRHTLDGAACLLNSNKYFPSRVSIKESSVAKLGSVCRRIYRIFSHAYFHHRQIFDEYENETFLCHRFTKFVMKYNLMSKDNLIVPILEEEVQNSVSGESEA is encoded by the exons ATGGTCATGGCGGAGGGCACGGCCGTGCTCCGGCGGAACCGCCCGGGCACCAAGGCCCAG gATTTCTACAACTGGCCTGATGAATCCTTTGAAGAAATGGATAGTACATTAGCTGTCCAGCAG TATATTCAACAAAACATAAGGGCAGACTGTTCCAACATTGATAAGATCCTTGAACCTCCCGAAGGCCAGGATGAAGGTGTATGGAAGTATGAACATTTAAG ACAATTCTGCCTTGAGCTCAATGGACTAGCTGTCAAGCTTCAG AGTGAATGTCACCCTGACACATGTACTCAGATGACAGCAACTGAACAGTGGATTTTTCTTTGTGCAGCTCATAAAACTCCCAAAGAG TGTCCTGCTATAGACTACACCAGGCACACACTTGATGGAGCTGCATGTCTTCTGAATAGCAATAAATATTTCCCCAGCag GGTTAGCATAAAGGAATCCTCTGTAGCCAAATTAGGATCAGTGTGCCGAAGgatttacagaatattttcacACGCTTATTTTCACCACCGGCAGATATTTGATGAATATGAA AATGAAACTTTCTTGTGTCACCGGTTCACTAAGTTTGTGATGAAGTATAATCTGATGTCCAAGGATAACCTGATTGTACCAATTTTGGAAGAAGAAGTGCAAAATTCAGTGTCAGGGGAGAGTGAGGCATAA